The proteins below come from a single Phycisphaeraceae bacterium genomic window:
- a CDS encoding gamma-glutamyltransferase family protein, with amino-acid sequence MDMDYTYHYPSQRAPVMARNIVTTSHPLAAQAGLSMLDKGGTAADAAVATAMALTVLEPTSNGIGSDAFALVWAGGGLHGLSANGRAPAGLDRSRYAASGDIPTLGWDGVIVPGAVSGWVALAREFGRLPLTTLAEPAIRYAREGSLVPPEIAYYWNRAADIYGRARRQHEALLAPWFETFTSGGKAPRVGSVARLPDHATTLEAIAATDGQAFYRGDLAEKIDAAARAGGSSLRSSDLAAHQPDWVRPISINYKGWKLHEIPPSGQGIAALMALGIVRLFDLAMLDPDSPNALHIVIEAMKLAFADAHQHIADPDFMQVRPADLLDETYLASRARLIDPNRAQDFGHGEPKTGGTVLLAAADAEGMMVSFIQSNYTGFGSGVVVPGTGIALHNRGCNFSLEAGHVNEVGPGKRPYHTIIPGFVTRTRADGSDEPLMAFGVMGGFMQPQGHVQVLLRMADHRMNPQSALDAPRWQVEKGLRVTIEPGFDAGVYEGLRALGHDLHIHDKPNAAFGRGQSIVRVDGGYIAGCDPRCDGQAVGF; translated from the coding sequence ATGGACATGGATTACACCTATCACTACCCGTCGCAGCGCGCCCCGGTCATGGCCCGCAACATCGTCACCACCAGCCACCCGCTCGCGGCCCAGGCGGGGTTGAGCATGCTCGACAAGGGCGGCACCGCGGCCGACGCGGCCGTCGCCACCGCCATGGCGCTGACCGTCCTCGAACCGACGTCCAACGGCATCGGAAGTGACGCCTTCGCCCTCGTCTGGGCGGGCGGAGGATTGCATGGCCTGAGCGCCAACGGTCGCGCGCCAGCGGGCCTCGACCGCAGCAGGTACGCCGCCAGCGGCGACATTCCCACCCTCGGCTGGGACGGCGTGATCGTGCCCGGGGCCGTGAGCGGCTGGGTCGCGCTGGCGCGCGAGTTCGGCCGCCTCCCGCTGACCACCCTGGCCGAACCGGCCATCCGCTACGCCCGCGAAGGCAGCCTCGTACCGCCCGAGATCGCCTACTACTGGAACCGGGCCGCCGACATCTACGGCCGCGCGCGCCGCCAGCACGAAGCGCTGCTTGCCCCGTGGTTCGAGACCTTCACCTCCGGCGGCAAAGCCCCACGCGTCGGCAGCGTGGCAAGACTCCCCGATCATGCAACGACCCTCGAAGCCATCGCGGCCACCGATGGCCAAGCCTTCTATCGCGGCGATCTGGCCGAAAAGATCGACGCCGCCGCGCGCGCGGGCGGCAGCAGCCTGCGCTCCAGCGACCTGGCAGCACACCAGCCGGACTGGGTCCGCCCGATCAGCATCAACTACAAAGGCTGGAAACTCCACGAGATCCCGCCCAGCGGCCAGGGCATCGCAGCGCTGATGGCCCTCGGGATCGTGCGGCTCTTTGACCTGGCCATGCTCGACCCCGACAGCCCGAACGCCCTGCACATCGTCATCGAGGCCATGAAACTCGCCTTCGCCGACGCCCACCAGCACATCGCCGACCCCGATTTCATGCAGGTCCGCCCCGCCGATTTGCTCGATGAAACCTACCTCGCCTCGCGCGCCCGCCTCATCGACCCCAACCGCGCCCAGGACTTCGGGCACGGCGAGCCGAAGACCGGAGGCACCGTCCTGCTCGCCGCCGCCGACGCCGAAGGCATGATGGTCTCGTTCATCCAGAGCAACTACACCGGCTTCGGCTCGGGTGTCGTCGTCCCCGGCACCGGCATCGCCCTGCACAACCGCGGGTGCAACTTCAGCCTCGAAGCCGGGCACGTCAACGAGGTCGGGCCGGGCAAGCGCCCCTACCACACCATCATCCCCGGCTTCGTGACCCGCACCCGCGCCGACGGCAGCGACGAGCCGCTCATGGCCTTTGGCGTCATGGGCGGGTTCATGCAGCCCCAGGGACACGTGCAGGTGCTCCTGCGCATGGCAGACCACCGCATGAACCCCCAGAGCGCCCTCGATGCCCCGCGCTGGCAGGTCGAGAAGGGCCTGCGCGTAACCATCGAACCGGGGTTCGACGCCGGGGTCTATGAGGGCCTGCGCGCCCTCGGCCACGACCTGCACATCCACGACAAACCCAATGCCGCCTTCGGACGCGGCCAGAGCATCGTCCGCGTGGACGGCGGATACATCGCCGGGTGCGACCCCCGCTGTGACGGACAGGCTGTCGGATTCTGA
- a CDS encoding FAD-binding protein, giving the protein MSNTNQRVIVVGGGLAGLAAAIRVAEADVPVDLFSMVPVKRSHSVCAQGGINACNEVARQQGYSEYQHFDETIYGGDYLADQGPVLEMANWAPRIIDLLDRMGVPFNRTIEGRRDLRLFGGSLFKRTHFSGATTGQQLLYALDEQTRRYTAAGKINMWEFWEFLWPITIGEGEDRRCVGIVAQDMRTMQIRSFRADAVIMATGGCGLVFGKSTNSIICTGGAASRCYQAGAWYANGEMIQVHPTAIPGADKCRLMSESARGEGGRVWVPRTKGDTRDPRQIPESERWYFLEERYPAYGNLVPRDIATREIFDVCVNDGMGVDGQNQVYLDLTHKDPEYLTRKLGGIMEIYEKFVGVDPRFSPMKIFPAVHYSMGGLWTQFTPGSYRPAQPAGEHKPGMTPPVGTEVGLGMAYGAPNNMMTNISGLYAFGEVNFAFHGATRLGANALLSCIFDGLFSGVSVVNSLSQGPAGDAPAEGLDAKVFADAAAREQAKHDALIASVTQGDPDETFNPYVIARQLGDEMTAASTVVKTGPRLEQCLRTLSELRQRYARVRLGDSAGWTNQSLSFTRALGDMLILAESIALTGLKRRESRGSHKRLDFPDRDDAQFLCASVAEYDPASGEHRVFYRPVQTDLVRPRARTYGKTDDAAGAPAAKASPAALAST; this is encoded by the coding sequence GTGTCCAATACGAACCAGCGTGTGATTGTCGTCGGTGGCGGGCTTGCGGGTCTGGCGGCTGCCATTCGTGTCGCCGAGGCCGACGTTCCTGTCGATCTGTTCAGCATGGTGCCTGTCAAGCGCAGTCACTCGGTTTGTGCGCAGGGCGGAATCAATGCGTGCAATGAAGTCGCTCGGCAGCAGGGCTACAGCGAGTATCAGCACTTCGACGAAACTATTTACGGCGGAGACTACCTCGCCGATCAGGGGCCTGTGCTCGAAATGGCCAACTGGGCACCGCGCATCATCGATCTGCTCGATCGCATGGGCGTGCCGTTCAACCGCACGATCGAAGGTCGCCGCGACCTGAGGCTGTTCGGCGGCTCGCTGTTCAAACGCACCCACTTTTCCGGTGCCACCACTGGGCAACAACTGCTGTACGCCCTCGATGAACAGACGCGGCGCTACACCGCTGCCGGCAAGATCAACATGTGGGAGTTCTGGGAGTTTCTCTGGCCCATCACGATCGGCGAAGGTGAAGACCGCCGCTGCGTGGGCATTGTCGCACAGGACATGCGAACAATGCAGATCCGCAGCTTCCGCGCCGACGCTGTGATCATGGCAACGGGCGGCTGCGGACTGGTATTCGGCAAGTCAACCAACAGCATCATCTGCACAGGCGGTGCTGCCAGCCGCTGCTATCAGGCGGGTGCGTGGTACGCCAATGGAGAGATGATCCAGGTCCATCCGACGGCTATTCCCGGTGCCGACAAGTGCCGACTGATGAGCGAATCGGCACGCGGCGAAGGCGGGCGTGTCTGGGTGCCGCGCACCAAGGGCGACACACGCGACCCGCGACAGATCCCCGAAAGCGAACGCTGGTATTTCCTCGAAGAGCGCTATCCCGCCTATGGCAATCTCGTCCCGCGCGACATCGCGACGCGCGAGATCTTCGATGTGTGCGTCAACGATGGCATGGGTGTCGATGGACAGAATCAGGTGTACCTCGATCTCACGCACAAGGATCCCGAGTATCTCACGCGCAAACTCGGCGGCATCATGGAGATCTACGAAAAGTTCGTCGGGGTTGATCCTCGCTTCAGCCCGATGAAGATCTTTCCTGCGGTGCACTATTCCATGGGCGGGCTGTGGACACAGTTCACACCCGGGTCGTACCGCCCCGCCCAGCCGGCGGGCGAGCACAAGCCGGGCATGACGCCCCCGGTGGGAACAGAGGTCGGGCTAGGCATGGCGTATGGCGCACCCAACAACATGATGACCAACATCTCGGGGCTGTATGCCTTTGGCGAGGTGAACTTCGCCTTCCATGGCGCGACGCGCCTCGGTGCCAACGCACTGCTCTCGTGCATCTTCGACGGTCTGTTCAGTGGCGTCTCGGTGGTCAACTCACTCTCGCAGGGACCGGCCGGCGACGCACCAGCCGAGGGCCTCGATGCCAAGGTCTTTGCCGATGCGGCTGCACGCGAGCAGGCCAAACATGATGCGCTGATCGCCTCGGTCACGCAGGGCGATCCCGACGAAACCTTCAATCCCTACGTCATCGCACGCCAGCTCGGCGATGAGATGACGGCGGCCTCCACGGTTGTCAAGACCGGCCCCCGCCTTGAACAGTGCCTCCGCACGCTGTCCGAACTGCGACAGCGTTACGCGCGGGTCCGCCTAGGCGACAGTGCGGGATGGACCAATCAATCGCTGAGTTTCACCCGCGCACTGGGCGACATGCTCATTCTGGCCGAGTCGATCGCCCTTACGGGGCTCAAGCGGCGTGAGAGTCGCGGGTCGCACAAACGCCTCGACTTTCCTGACCGCGACGATGCGCAGTTCCTGTGCGCCAGTGTGGCCGAGTACGACCCCGCCAGCGGCGAGCACCGCGTGTTCTACAGGCCGGTCCAGACGGACCTTGTGCGACCGCGCGCCCGCACCTATGGCAAGACAGACGACGCAGCGGGTGCTCCTGCTGCCAAAGCCTCGCCCGCCGCGCTGGCCTCGACCTGA
- the sdhB gene encoding succinate dehydrogenase iron-sulfur subunit: MSTAPHHHAASRTPAKAGRTVRFRIKRCDGPGQPSRWEEFDLSIPPGANVISCLQQIAASPVTIEGRRTTPVVWDSGCLEEVCGACTMVINGKVRQSCSCIIDALAPADGDVITLEPMSKFPVVRDLWVDRSRLFTDLQRARAWVPIDGTYALGDGPRESPEQQQQRYVMSTCMSCGCCLEACPQYHLQPDPETADGFVGAAVINQVRLFNEHATGAVLATERLDLMLEPGGIADCGNSQNCVKVCPKEIPLTESIAAIGRAATIHGFKRFFTARR; encoded by the coding sequence ATGAGCACCGCACCGCACCACCACGCTGCTTCCCGCACGCCTGCCAAGGCCGGGCGCACGGTCCGTTTCCGCATCAAGCGTTGTGACGGCCCTGGCCAGCCAAGCCGATGGGAAGAGTTTGATCTCTCGATCCCTCCGGGGGCCAACGTCATCTCGTGCCTGCAGCAGATTGCCGCCAGCCCGGTGACGATCGAAGGCCGGCGCACGACGCCGGTCGTGTGGGATTCGGGCTGTCTCGAAGAAGTCTGCGGCGCCTGCACGATGGTGATCAACGGCAAGGTCCGCCAGAGCTGCTCGTGCATCATCGATGCGCTTGCCCCTGCCGATGGGGACGTCATCACGCTCGAACCGATGAGCAAGTTTCCGGTCGTGCGCGATCTCTGGGTCGATCGGTCGCGGCTCTTTACTGACTTGCAGCGTGCCCGAGCCTGGGTGCCGATCGATGGCACCTACGCGCTGGGCGACGGCCCGCGCGAATCGCCCGAACAGCAGCAGCAGCGCTACGTCATGAGCACCTGCATGTCGTGCGGCTGCTGCCTCGAGGCCTGCCCGCAGTACCATCTCCAGCCCGATCCCGAAACGGCGGACGGCTTTGTCGGGGCGGCGGTCATCAATCAGGTCCGGCTGTTCAACGAGCACGCCACGGGCGCGGTCCTTGCGACCGAGCGCCTCGACCTGATGCTCGAACCGGGCGGCATCGCCGACTGCGGCAACAGCCAGAACTGCGTCAAGGTCTGCCCCAAGGAGATCCCGCTCACCGAATCAATCGCGGCGATCGGTCGGGCTGCGACGATCCACGGCTTCAAGCGGTTCTTCACCGCCCGCCGCTGA
- the asnB gene encoding asparagine synthase (glutamine-hydrolyzing), with protein sequence MCGLAGIIRLHPPGNSPPAWISIPEPWLDVLDASNVHRGPDGAGRFRDRMVLDNGSTLDAALVHRRLSIIDHSGGRQPMVLARNQTSDLALTTHPDRVLADPIGNRPEGIASFDAGDHEGIDRADLTAVVFNGCIYNHRTLRAQLEALGCRFQTDHSDTEVLVHGLRQWGPQCFERCEGMYAVAAWRHGQLILARDAFGEKPLYWCCQSGVLAFASTATALARLMCLHPGGLNIREEGMVGWLADGYRLGHMGLMDIQEVMPGQVLVFDSPRADPTRHRSQQLNATPRPDTLPRTGSALLDHIETEIERAVAMRLEADVPLACFLSGGVDSSIIAMMARRHVDRLETVCVRMPAAEFDESAHARLVAQTIGSAHIEVEVCPSPAHDLVNLIGQLGLPFADSSLLPAHWASSAIAGGVALGGDGGDEMFLGYERQWASRYLGKPWSLMSRILSPAALAVLDRSNPRSRADKAARLLAASRCGSYRELVAIMQRADVNALLRRSVTMDSVDEPCTEPKGAQHFDLNVYLPGDLMRKTDTASMACPIEVRSPYLDRTLAASVLPLSAGVLGGPSGRERKGLLRAIARRHLPAEVIDRPKQGFAIPIGAWFRSDFGSMRQCLYDHLDRPEPFGGLDSGLIDRGCVQRWLREHDHRRRDHSQRLFALLSLSVWCKQVTHWRT encoded by the coding sequence ATGTGCGGCCTTGCCGGCATCATCCGTCTCCATCCTCCGGGGAACTCCCCCCCCGCTTGGATCTCCATTCCCGAGCCGTGGCTCGATGTCCTTGATGCGTCGAACGTCCATCGCGGGCCCGACGGGGCCGGGCGCTTTCGAGACCGGATGGTGCTCGACAACGGCTCGACCCTCGACGCCGCACTGGTGCATCGACGCTTGAGCATCATCGACCATTCCGGCGGTCGCCAGCCAATGGTTCTGGCACGAAACCAAACTTCGGATCTGGCGCTGACAACGCACCCCGATCGAGTCCTCGCCGACCCGATCGGCAACCGTCCCGAAGGCATCGCTTCCTTTGATGCCGGAGACCACGAGGGGATCGACCGGGCGGACCTGACCGCCGTCGTCTTCAACGGCTGCATCTACAACCACCGAACACTGCGGGCCCAACTCGAAGCGCTCGGCTGCCGCTTCCAGACCGACCACTCCGACACGGAAGTTCTTGTCCACGGCCTTCGACAATGGGGGCCACAGTGCTTCGAGCGGTGCGAAGGCATGTACGCCGTCGCCGCCTGGAGGCACGGGCAACTGATCCTGGCACGCGATGCGTTCGGGGAAAAGCCGCTCTACTGGTGCTGCCAGAGTGGAGTGCTTGCGTTTGCGAGCACAGCAACGGCACTCGCCCGGCTGATGTGCCTCCACCCCGGCGGGCTGAATATCCGCGAAGAAGGCATGGTCGGATGGCTCGCCGATGGATACCGGCTCGGGCACATGGGGCTGATGGATATTCAGGAGGTCATGCCGGGACAGGTGCTCGTCTTTGACAGCCCGCGAGCAGATCCGACACGCCACCGATCGCAGCAACTGAACGCCACACCCCGCCCGGACACTCTGCCCCGGACTGGATCGGCCCTGCTCGACCATATCGAAACCGAGATCGAGCGGGCGGTGGCGATGCGACTCGAAGCCGATGTGCCACTGGCATGCTTCCTGTCGGGCGGGGTCGATTCATCGATCATCGCGATGATGGCCCGGCGACATGTCGATCGGCTCGAAACCGTGTGCGTGCGCATGCCCGCTGCAGAGTTCGACGAGTCGGCCCACGCCCGGCTTGTAGCGCAGACGATTGGCTCAGCACACATCGAGGTCGAAGTCTGCCCGTCACCAGCGCACGATCTCGTGAACCTCATCGGGCAACTCGGGCTTCCGTTTGCCGATTCCTCGCTTTTGCCCGCGCACTGGGCCAGCAGTGCCATCGCGGGCGGCGTCGCGCTGGGCGGCGATGGCGGCGACGAAATGTTTCTCGGGTACGAGAGGCAGTGGGCTTCACGCTATCTCGGCAAGCCGTGGTCGCTGATGAGTCGCATCCTCAGCCCCGCAGCCCTCGCAGTGCTCGATCGCTCGAATCCGCGGTCGCGCGCCGACAAGGCAGCACGACTTCTCGCCGCTTCACGCTGCGGCTCATACCGCGAACTTGTCGCAATCATGCAGAGAGCGGACGTGAACGCGCTCCTGCGCCGCAGCGTAACAATGGATTCGGTTGATGAGCCATGCACAGAGCCCAAGGGCGCCCAGCATTTTGACCTGAATGTGTACTTGCCCGGCGACCTCATGCGCAAGACCGATACTGCCAGCATGGCGTGCCCGATCGAGGTGCGCAGCCCGTATCTCGATCGAACCCTCGCTGCAAGCGTGCTGCCTCTGTCCGCCGGCGTGCTGGGCGGACCATCGGGCCGCGAACGCAAGGGATTGCTGCGGGCCATTGCACGACGACACCTGCCTGCTGAGGTCATCGATCGCCCGAAGCAAGGGTTCGCCATCCCGATCGGCGCGTGGTTCAGGTCCGACTTCGGCTCCATGCGTCAGTGCCTGTACGACCACTTGGACAGGCCCGAACCCTTTGGCGGGCTCGACTCAGGACTGATCGATCGCGGATGTGTGCAGCGATGGCTGCGCGAGCACGATCATCGCCGCCGCGACCACAGCCAGAGACTCTTTGCCCTCCTGTCGCTGAGCGTGTGGTGCAAACAGGTGACACACTGGCGGACGTGA
- a CDS encoding YraN family protein: protein MNVFALLRRLGRAGPDSGALGRAGEVLAAQYMRSQGYRVLGQNLRVTAGEADLLCEDPRTNGIVLVEVKTRRREQAALDRHAPEVAINARKRARLLAIAKTMRRSNAWFKRPMRIDVIAIDYIQGQPEPHIRHHVNAVQDR, encoded by the coding sequence ATGAACGTGTTTGCGCTCTTGCGCAGGCTCGGTCGTGCTGGTCCGGACTCTGGCGCGCTCGGGCGAGCGGGTGAAGTTCTGGCTGCACAGTACATGCGGTCTCAGGGGTATCGCGTGCTTGGTCAGAACCTGCGTGTAACAGCCGGAGAAGCTGACCTTCTGTGTGAAGACCCCCGCACAAATGGCATTGTTCTTGTGGAGGTCAAGACGCGAAGGCGCGAGCAGGCCGCGCTCGATCGCCATGCGCCTGAGGTTGCGATCAACGCGCGCAAACGTGCCCGGCTACTGGCCATCGCGAAGACGATGCGCCGGTCCAATGCCTGGTTCAAGCGGCCGATGCGTATTGACGTCATCGCGATTGATTACATACAGGGACAGCCCGAGCCGCACATCCGACACCACGTCAACGCTGTTCAGGACCGGTGA
- a CDS encoding DUF481 domain-containing protein codes for MVKFRAAWMTALAIFATCAAAEATDTVEELKARIEALERELAEARASLEASLESSLGAAAEAVSEPALEAPRQDARGEAPAADAPLADGQRLPRFLKEWKSSVEFGLNGTEGNSSRQSLRLSFNTVRRTSAHETVLKGAYRLTSENGQTRQNQLVLDARQDWLTLKHDKWRYFVTARYELDEFQDWDARVSGFGGVGFELIGTEKTSLLGRGGFGASRRIGVADDEVRSEGFLAADLSHTLSPRQTLRAGVEYLPDTAEPGTFRLNSDASWEVRIDPAAELYLRVGVANRYDSKPGGNAHESDVDYFVNLGWSF; via the coding sequence ATGGTCAAGTTTCGGGCGGCGTGGATGACCGCCCTTGCCATCTTCGCGACGTGCGCCGCGGCTGAAGCGACCGACACGGTCGAAGAACTCAAGGCGCGGATCGAAGCGCTCGAGCGTGAGCTGGCCGAGGCCAGGGCTTCGCTCGAGGCTTCGCTCGAGTCCTCGCTCGGGGCTGCCGCTGAAGCAGTCTCCGAGCCTGCGCTCGAGGCACCCCGGCAGGACGCCCGTGGTGAAGCACCGGCGGCCGATGCCCCGCTCGCGGATGGGCAGCGATTGCCACGGTTTCTCAAGGAGTGGAAGAGTTCGGTCGAGTTCGGGCTCAATGGGACCGAGGGCAACTCGAGTCGCCAGTCGCTTCGGCTTTCATTCAATACGGTCCGCCGGACGTCTGCCCACGAAACAGTTCTCAAGGGAGCCTATCGCCTGACGAGCGAGAACGGGCAGACGCGGCAGAACCAGTTGGTGCTCGATGCCCGGCAGGACTGGCTGACGCTCAAGCACGACAAGTGGCGGTACTTCGTCACCGCGCGCTACGAGCTCGACGAGTTCCAGGACTGGGACGCGCGGGTTTCGGGGTTTGGCGGCGTGGGGTTCGAACTGATCGGCACGGAGAAGACGTCGCTGCTCGGACGCGGAGGGTTTGGCGCGTCGCGGCGGATCGGGGTTGCCGATGACGAGGTGCGCAGCGAGGGGTTTCTTGCGGCGGATCTGTCGCACACGCTTTCGCCTCGCCAGACGCTGCGGGCGGGGGTCGAGTATCTGCCCGATACGGCGGAGCCGGGGACGTTCCGCCTCAACAGCGATGCGTCGTGGGAAGTGCGCATCGACCCGGCGGCCGAGTTGTACCTGCGGGTGGGCGTGGCCAACCGGTACGACTCGAAGCCCGGGGGCAATGCCCACGAGAGCGATGTCGATTACTTTGTCAATCTCGGCTGGTCGTTCTAA
- the rpsP gene encoding 30S ribosomal protein S16, translating into MVRIRMQRFGRTHRPFFRICAIDQRTRRNGVVIESLGWYNPIEPDPSKQVELNAERVQHWLAMGAQPSETVEDMLGRLDLLPAKRRADWEKRRAAAKSRVVAKSSLKRAEAAVAEMGKLAGTAGADLSGPKKKVADAFKAVQAAVAAAKVEAADAAANDAESALASARSMEEDFQTRKKAEEAAAAAAAAAAAPASEPSEG; encoded by the coding sequence ATGGTCCGGATTCGCATGCAGCGTTTCGGGCGTACACATCGCCCCTTCTTCCGTATTTGTGCCATCGATCAGCGTACCCGCCGCAACGGCGTGGTCATCGAGAGTCTCGGGTGGTACAACCCGATCGAACCCGATCCGTCAAAGCAGGTCGAACTCAATGCCGAGCGTGTTCAGCACTGGCTCGCCATGGGCGCCCAGCCCAGCGAGACGGTCGAAGACATGCTCGGTCGCCTCGACCTTCTGCCCGCCAAGCGCCGTGCGGACTGGGAGAAGCGTCGTGCGGCTGCCAAGTCGCGTGTGGTGGCCAAGAGCTCGCTCAAGCGAGCTGAGGCAGCCGTGGCGGAAATGGGCAAACTTGCCGGTACGGCCGGCGCGGATCTTTCGGGTCCGAAGAAGAAGGTCGCCGACGCGTTCAAGGCTGTTCAGGCAGCCGTGGCTGCTGCAAAGGTCGAAGCTGCCGACGCTGCTGCCAACGATGCTGAAAGTGCTCTGGCTTCGGCCCGCAGCATGGAAGAGGACTTCCAGACCAGGAAGAAGGCCGAGGAAGCAGCCGCTGCCGCTGCTGCCGCCGCTGCTGCTCCAGCGAGCGAGCCCAGCGAAGGCTGA
- a CDS encoding DUF1844 domain-containing protein, whose protein sequence is MSDDQTPKIIVDDDWKSQARAEKEKLKTQVESTDDADAGFPEKVSFPHLLELLVTQTLMYLGAFPDPTTGKAMIALDAAKFHIDLLGVVEERTRGNLSEEEERQLKGVLHELRVQFVEISKAIAKAAKDGTLRSNDPTAKA, encoded by the coding sequence ATGTCCGACGACCAGACCCCGAAAATCATTGTGGATGATGACTGGAAGTCCCAAGCCCGGGCGGAGAAGGAAAAACTCAAGACCCAAGTTGAGTCGACTGACGATGCCGACGCTGGATTTCCCGAAAAGGTGTCCTTTCCCCACCTGCTCGAACTGCTCGTCACACAAACGCTCATGTACCTCGGTGCATTTCCAGACCCCACGACCGGGAAGGCCATGATTGCTCTGGATGCAGCAAAATTTCATATCGACCTCCTCGGGGTGGTCGAAGAAAGAACCAGAGGAAACCTGTCCGAAGAGGAAGAACGCCAACTCAAGGGCGTGCTTCACGAACTGCGGGTTCAGTTTGTCGAGATCTCGAAGGCGATCGCCAAGGCTGCCAAGGATGGTACTCTGCGATCGAACGATCCAACCGCCAAGGCCTGA
- the mscL gene encoding large conductance mechanosensitive channel protein MscL — MGIVREFREFALRGNVMDMAVGIIIGAAFGGIVKALIDDVVMPVVGIVGKADFTNLYFPLNDTVRSGVEAYSAANSGAPLPLADAKALGPVMAYGSFITVMINFIILAFIIFMMIRMMNAAKRRFEKEQAAAAPAAPPEDVVLLREIRDSLKKA, encoded by the coding sequence ATGGGTATCGTCAGAGAGTTTCGCGAGTTTGCGCTTCGCGGCAATGTGATGGACATGGCGGTGGGGATCATCATCGGCGCGGCCTTTGGCGGCATCGTCAAGGCGCTGATCGACGACGTGGTGATGCCGGTGGTGGGCATTGTCGGCAAGGCGGACTTCACGAATCTGTATTTTCCGCTCAACGACACGGTGCGCTCGGGCGTCGAGGCGTATTCGGCCGCCAACAGCGGGGCGCCGCTGCCGCTGGCCGATGCCAAGGCACTCGGGCCGGTGATGGCCTATGGCAGTTTCATCACGGTGATGATCAACTTCATCATTCTGGCGTTCATCATCTTCATGATGATCCGCATGATGAACGCGGCCAAGCGTCGCTTCGAGAAGGAGCAGGCCGCGGCCGCGCCGGCTGCTCCGCCCGAGGATGTGGTCCTGCTGCGCGAGATCCGCGACTCACTCAAGAAGGCCTGA